In Raphanus sativus cultivar WK10039 chromosome 5, ASM80110v3, whole genome shotgun sequence, the following proteins share a genomic window:
- the LOC108805092 gene encoding patatin-like protein 7: MQRVRNNKPSGGRTTTASVKHLIKQRGGDAAAAAATEASADDDNINNNSLLADMQEPSVDTDKLSYEIFSILESKFLFGYDNQDPKPEPEPVNPPVVVVDSVLGSVKNQRGKVCILSIDGGGMRGIIPGKALAYLEHALKSKSGDPNARIADFFDVAAGSGVGGIFTAMLFGSRDGDRPIFKAEDTWQFLTKNAKGLYGSGSSSSLMKRVMRTGSSSSGTAKLKRVMKESFSELTLKDTLKPLLIPCYDLKSSAPFLFSRADALETDGYDFRLWEVCRATWAEPGVFDPVEIESVDGKTKCVAIGGGLAMSNPTAAAITHVLHNKQEFPFVRGVEDLLVLSLGMGQLLDVSYEYDRIIKWTAKHWSRPAALISNDGAADTVDQAVAMAFGHCRSSNYVRIQANGSSLGPCKPNIDTDPSGSNVKMLVGVAEEMLKQKNVESVLFGGKRIDEQSNFEKLDWLAGELVLEHQRRNSRIAPTVAFKQSVHRADEKTRDRDIGVTARER, from the exons ATGCAAAGAGTACGCAATAATAAACCAAGCGGAGGAAGAACCACGACGGCTTCCGTCAAACACTTAATCAAACAGAGAGGCGGAGACGCTGCGGCGGCGGCGGCTACGGAGGCTTCGGCCGATGATGATAACATTAACAACAACAGCCTCTTGGCGGATATGCAGGAGCCGAGCGTGGATACCGACAAACTCAGCTACGAGATTTTCTCCATCCTCGAGAGCAAGTTTCTCTTCGGGTACGACAACCAGGACCCGaaacccgaacccgaaccggtGAATCCtccggttgttgttgttgactCTGTTCTCGGTTCGGTCAAGAACCAGAGAGGTAAAGTTTGCATCTTGAGCATCGACGGAGGAGGCATGAGAGGGATTATACCCGGGAAGGCCTTGGCTTATCTCGAACACGCTCTCAAATCCAAGTCGGGCGACCCGAACGCCCGCATCGCCGATTTCTTCGACGTCGCCGCCGGCTCCGGCGTCGGCGGGATTTTCACGGCGATGTTGTTCGGGTCGAGGGACGGTGACCGTCCGATCTTCAAGGCGGAGGACACGTGGCAGTTCCTCACGAAAAACGCGAAGGGTCTTTACGGGTcgggttcttcttcttcgttaaTGAAACGGGTCATGAGAACCGGGTCGTCGTCGTCGGGTACGGCGAAGTTGAAGAGAGTGATGAAAGAGTCTTTCTCTGAGCTGACTCTGAAGGACACGCTCAAACCGTTGCTCATACCTTGCTACGACCTCAAAAGCTCTGCTCCGTTTCTGTTCTCACGCGCCGACGCGCTCGAGACGGACGGGTACGATTTTCGTCTCTGGGAGGTCTGTAGAGCGACTTGGGCCGAGCCGGGGGTGTTCGATCCGGTGGAGATAGAATCGGTGGATGGGAAGACTAAGTGTGTTGCGATAGGTGGTGGTTTAGCTATGAGTAATCCGACGGCGGCTGCGATCACGCACGTGCTGCATAACAAGCAGGAGTTTCCGTTCGTGCGTGGGGTTGAGGATCTGCTTGTGTTGTCTCTTGGCATGGGTCAGTTGCTTGATGTTAGCTATGAGTATGATCGGATTATCAAGTGGACGGCTAAGCATTGGTCTCGCCCCGCCGCTCTTATTTCGAACGACGGTGCTGCCGACACGGTTGATCAAGCTGTGGCCATGGCTTTTGGTCACTGCCGCAGCAGCAACTACGTTCGGATTCAg gcGAATGGGTCGAGTTTAGGACCTTGTAAGCCAAACATAGACACAGACCCGAGTGGGAGCAATGTGAAAATGCTGGTTGGAGTAGCGGAGGAGATGCTAAAGCAAAAGAATGTGGAATCGGTTTTGTTTGGAGGCAAAAGAATCGATGAACAGAGCAATTTCGAGAAGCTTGACTGGTTAGCTGGGGAGCTAGTTCTTGAGCATCAGAGGAGAAATAGCAGAATTGCACCAACCGTAGCGTTCAAGCAATCTGTTCATAGGGCAGATGAGAAGACAAGGGACAGGGATATCGGTGTGACCGCAAGAGAACGATGA
- the LOC108861628 gene encoding protein disulfide isomerase-like 1-3: MASSTSISLLFLLSFLLLAISRAENAPNGSDLDEELAFLAAEESKEQQHHAHHDQYRDFENYEDLEQGGEFHHGEHEGGGEYHHQEEPQFPIVDEKDVAVLTKDNFTEFVGNSSFAMVEFYAPWCGACQALAPEYAAAATELKGVAALAKIDATEEGDLAQKYEIQGFPTVFLFVDGEMRKTYEGERTKDGIVTWMKKKASPSIHNITTVEEAERVLSAEPKVVLALLDSLVGSESAELAAASRLEDDLSFYQTTSPDIAKLFEIKNDVKRPALVLLKKEEEKLARFDANFTKAAISEFVSANKVPLVINFTREGASLIFENSVKNQLILFATANESEKHLPTLREVAKSFKGKFVFVYVQMDNEDYGEAVSGFFGVTGTAPKVLVYTGNEDMRKFILDGELTVKNIKTLAEDFLADKLKPFYKSDPVPETNDGDVKIIVGNNFDEIVLDESKDVLLEIYAPWCGYCQSFEPTYNKLGKYLKGIDSLVVAKMDGTTNEHPRAKADGFPTILFFPGGNKSFDPITVDVDRTVVELYKFLKKHASVPFKLAKPSATPEQVITTKKADEKIESDGAKDEL; the protein is encoded by the exons ATGGCGTCGTCCACAAGCATCTCTCTCCTTTTCCTCCTCTCTTTCCTTCTTCTCGCCATCTCCCGCGCAGAGAATGCACCGAACGGCTCAGATCTCGACGAGGAGCTGGCTTTCCTCGCCGCGGAGGAGTCCAAGGAACAACAACATCACGCGCACCACGATCAGTACCGTGACTTCGAGAACTACGAGGATCTCGAGCAGGGAGGTGAGTTCCATCACGGAGAGCACGAAGGAGGCGGCGAGTACCACCACCAGGAGGAGCCTCAGTTTCCGATCGTCGACGAGAAAGACGTGGCGGTGCTGACCAAGGACAACTTCACCGAGTTCGTCGGGAACAGTAGCTTCGCGATGGTTGAGTTCTACGCTCCGTGGTGCGGCGCTTGCCAGGCTCTGGCTCCGGAGTACGCCGCGGCGGCGACTGAGTTGAAGGGAGTTGCTGCGCTGGCGAAGATTGATGCGACGGAGGAAGGGGATTTGGCTCAGAAGTACGAGATTCAGGGGTTCCCCACTGTGTTCTTGTTTGTGGACGGAGAGATGCGTAAGACCTATGAAGGAGAAAGGACTAA GGATGGGATTGTGACTTGGATGAAGAAGAAGGCCAGTCCGAGCATCCACAACATTACTACAGTAGAGGAGGCTGAGCGTGTTTTGTCTGCTGAACCTAAAGTTGTCCTTGCTTTGCTCGACTCCTTGGTG GGGTCAGAGAGTGCAGAACTGGCTGCTGCGTCCAGATTGGAAGACGATCTCAGTTTCTACCAAACTACAAGCCCTGATATTGCTAAGCTATTTGAAATCAAAAACGATGTCAAGCGTCCTGCCTTAGTTTTGCTGaaaaaggaggaggagaaacTCGCCCGTTTTG ATGCAAATTTCACTAAGGCGGCTATATCAGAGTTTGTGTCAGCCAACAAAGTTCCGTTGGTCATCAACTTCACCAGGGAAGGCGCATCACTGATTTTCGAGAACTCAGTGAAAAACCAA CTCATTCTTTTCGCTACGGCAAATGAATCAGAGAAACACCTTCCCACTCTGAGGGAGGTCGCAAAGTCCTTCAAGGGAAAG TTTGTCTTTGTTTACGTTCAAATGGACAATGAGGATTACGGAGAAGCAGTTTCTGGATTCTTTGGTGTTACCGGCACTGCCCCCAAGGTTCTTGTATACACTGGAAATGAAGATATGAGAAAGTTCATTCTGGACGGTGAATTGACCGTAAAGAACATCAAG ACACTTGCGGAAGATTTCTTAGCAGACAAACTGAAGCCATTCTACAAGTCAGATCCAGTACCTGAAACC AATGACGGTGATGTTAAGATCATTGTGGGAAACAATTTTGATGAGATTGTTCTTGACGAGTCAAAGGATGTTCTTCTCGAG ATATATGCTCCTTGGTGTGGCTACTGTCAATCGTTTGAGCCGACTTACAACAAGCTTGGCAAGTATCTGAAGGGCATCGACTCACTTGTTGTAGCCAAGATGGATGGTACCACCAATGAGCATCCTAGAGCAAAG GCTGATGGGTTCCCAACAATCCTGTTCTTCCCTGGAGGAAACAAGAGCTTCGATCCG ATCACTGTGGATGTTGACCGTACAGTAGTGGAACTGTACAAGTTCCTGAAGAAGCACGCATCAGTCCCGTTTAAACTTGCGAAACCTTCAGCGACACCTGAACAGGTCATCACGACCAAGAAAGCTGATGAGAAGATCGAGAGTGATGGAGCCAAAGATGAGTTGTGA
- the LOC108861630 gene encoding uncharacterized protein LOC108861630 isoform X1, which translates to MSNCRFLYHNGVVLEAPPVATFLQSLPGAYTTTRTIESGTRFLFWERHMKRLSSSIRILLDSKPDLLFSSVSSSSSSSRFLMMNRSVRESSIYDLVNGSMSEAMRSVVSKERGRLCGEELAVTVLVTGDEEKLSRLDDEKVVDCLDVWLHIGGYSLGVGERAASLALVGRGRDVAAAKYSDWVRLRKPLEKFRPLSTTELLLSNDGDHLLEGCVTNFFVVCRRKSSSGSLYGGSLGGFEVQTAPVTDGVLPGVIREVVIEVCLSKGIPYCERAPSWSERELWEEAFVTSSLRIVQHVGTIKVPVGSLKALARSKPEEIEWKEKRFKEGPGMITELIQRTIMERGIEEGFPLKDL; encoded by the exons ATGTCGAATTGCAGGTTTCTCTACCACAACGGCGTCGTTCTGGAGGCTCCTCCCGTCGCTACTTTCCTTCAGTCTCTCCCCGGGGCTTATACAACGACGAGAACGATAGAAAGTGGCACTAGATTCTTGTTCTGGGAGAGACACATGAAGAGACTCTCCAGCTCCATTCGTATCCTTTTGGATTCAAAGCCCGATCTTTTGTTCAGCTCGGTgtcgtcgtcgtcatcatcgTCGCGGTTTTTGATGATGAATCGTTCGGTTCGTGAGTCGAGTATTTACGATCTAGTGAATGGGTCTATGAGCGAGGCTATGAGATCCGTTGTATCCAAGGAAAGGGGGAGACTTTGTGGAGAAGAGTTAGCTGTGACGGTTCTTGTTACTGGTGACGAGGAGAAGTTGAGTAGGTTAGACGATGAGAAGGTTGTGGATTGTCTAGATGTGTGGTTGCATATAGGTGGGTACTCGTTAGGTGTTGGTGAAAGGGCTGCGAGTTTGGCTTTGGTTGGTCGTGGAAGAGATGTTGCTGCTGCTAAGTACTCAGACTGGGTAAG GCTGAGGAAGCCTCTTGAGAAGTTTAGACCTCTTTCGACTACTGAGCTTCTTTTGTCGAATGATGGTGATCATTTGCTTGAGGGTTGCGTCACAAACTTCTTCGTGGTTTGCCGCAGG AAGTCATCATCTGGCAGTCTCTACGGTGGGAGTTTGGGCGGGTTTGAAGTGCAGACTGCACCTGTAACTGATGGTGTGCTCCCAGGAGTTATAAGAGAGGTTGTCATCga AGTGTGTTTAAGCAAAGGGATACCATACTGCGAGAGAGCACCTTCGTGGTCTGAGCGTGAGCTTTGGGAAGAAGCCTTCGTTACAA GTAGTCTGAGGATTGTGCAGCACGTTGGGACGATTAAAGTACCGGTTGGTTCATTGAAGGCATTGGCTCGTAGCAAACCAGAGGAGATTGAATGGAAGGAGAAAAGGTTTAAGGAAGGACCTGGAATGATCACTGAGTTAATCCAG AGAACGATAATGGAGAGAGGAATTGAAGAAGGGTTCCCGTTGAAGGACTTGTAA
- the LOC108861630 gene encoding uncharacterized protein LOC108861630 isoform X2 — MSNCRFLYHNGVVLEAPPVATFLQSLPGAYTTTRTIESGTRFLFWERHMKRLSSSIRILLDSKPDLLFSSVSSSSSSSRFLMMNRSVRESSIYDLVNGSMSEAMRSVVSKERGRLCGEELAVTVLVTGDEEKLSRLDDEKVVDCLDVWLHIGGYSLGVGERAASLALVGRGRDVAAAKYSDWVRLRKPLEKFRPLSTTELLLSNDGDHLLEGCVTNFFVVCRRSSSGSLYGGSLGGFEVQTAPVTDGVLPGVIREVVIEVCLSKGIPYCERAPSWSERELWEEAFVTSSLRIVQHVGTIKVPVGSLKALARSKPEEIEWKEKRFKEGPGMITELIQRTIMERGIEEGFPLKDL, encoded by the exons ATGTCGAATTGCAGGTTTCTCTACCACAACGGCGTCGTTCTGGAGGCTCCTCCCGTCGCTACTTTCCTTCAGTCTCTCCCCGGGGCTTATACAACGACGAGAACGATAGAAAGTGGCACTAGATTCTTGTTCTGGGAGAGACACATGAAGAGACTCTCCAGCTCCATTCGTATCCTTTTGGATTCAAAGCCCGATCTTTTGTTCAGCTCGGTgtcgtcgtcgtcatcatcgTCGCGGTTTTTGATGATGAATCGTTCGGTTCGTGAGTCGAGTATTTACGATCTAGTGAATGGGTCTATGAGCGAGGCTATGAGATCCGTTGTATCCAAGGAAAGGGGGAGACTTTGTGGAGAAGAGTTAGCTGTGACGGTTCTTGTTACTGGTGACGAGGAGAAGTTGAGTAGGTTAGACGATGAGAAGGTTGTGGATTGTCTAGATGTGTGGTTGCATATAGGTGGGTACTCGTTAGGTGTTGGTGAAAGGGCTGCGAGTTTGGCTTTGGTTGGTCGTGGAAGAGATGTTGCTGCTGCTAAGTACTCAGACTGGGTAAG GCTGAGGAAGCCTCTTGAGAAGTTTAGACCTCTTTCGACTACTGAGCTTCTTTTGTCGAATGATGGTGATCATTTGCTTGAGGGTTGCGTCACAAACTTCTTCGTGGTTTGCCGCAGG TCATCATCTGGCAGTCTCTACGGTGGGAGTTTGGGCGGGTTTGAAGTGCAGACTGCACCTGTAACTGATGGTGTGCTCCCAGGAGTTATAAGAGAGGTTGTCATCga AGTGTGTTTAAGCAAAGGGATACCATACTGCGAGAGAGCACCTTCGTGGTCTGAGCGTGAGCTTTGGGAAGAAGCCTTCGTTACAA GTAGTCTGAGGATTGTGCAGCACGTTGGGACGATTAAAGTACCGGTTGGTTCATTGAAGGCATTGGCTCGTAGCAAACCAGAGGAGATTGAATGGAAGGAGAAAAGGTTTAAGGAAGGACCTGGAATGATCACTGAGTTAATCCAG AGAACGATAATGGAGAGAGGAATTGAAGAAGGGTTCCCGTTGAAGGACTTGTAA
- the LOC108861629 gene encoding pentatricopeptide repeat-containing protein At3g54980, mitochondrial, producing the protein MRSLLAFRKVRPPFLLLRCLIYNKPFCSQSRFPPLESDNPSPLANGSAPDDNLLSSLVANLSTTKSEHQDEARVIDALLDRRNDPESALRFYNWARPSTWRGGSFEASDSSAFWLLVHILVSSPESHGRARDLLQRHVSSSSPTATPRVLVSSLVESAKSFGFEVKSLPFSYLLNAYSKERRTDCAVECIELMIELGLAPYVRYMNSTLSALVRRNSISEAKELYGKMVATGLVAGDKATAHLLMRASLREEKPEEALEVFKEAIERGAEPDGLLYSLAIQACCKTLNLGLAFGLLREMKEKKFCVSQETYTSVIVALVKQDKVEEAFRLKDEMVSDGIRMNVIAATSLIKGHCKNGDLGGALDMFREMEKEGPSPNRVTFSVLIEWFSKNGDMEKVLEFYKKMEALGITPSGFQVHSVLQVCLKGKRPEQGLRLFEEYFETGVSNIFICNSMLSWLCKQGKIEEAKDLLRKMESRGLGPNVVSYNNVMLALCRKKKIDLALTVFSEMLEKDIKPNDYTYSTLIDGCFKNRDFHNAWEVIGQMNSSNIEVNEVVYHTVINGLCKSGQTCKARDMLEDLMREKRVCIGCMSYNTIIDGFIKESNMDSAVAAYREMCSNGISPNVVTYTCMMDGLCKNSRMDQALEMRKEMKSKGLKLDVPAYGTLIDGFCKKGNMKSASALFSELFKEGLNPNEAVYNSLISGFRNLGNMEAALDLYKKMLRDGLRCDLRTYTTLVDGLLKEGNLIMAFSLYTEMQGLGIVADEIMCSVIVNGLSKIVQFVEVVKMFEEMKKNDVTPNVFIYNAVIAGHFKEGNLDEAFRVHDEMLDKGLVPDAVTFDILVRGKYGESQPVGVESL; encoded by the coding sequence atgagatCTTTATTAGCTTTCAGAAAAGTCCGACCaccgtttcttcttcttcgttgctTGATATACAACAAACCCTTTTGCTCACAGTCTCGCTTTCCTCCCTTAGAATCTGACAATCCAAGCCCACTAGCTAACGGATCCGCTCCCGACGACAATCTACTCTCCTCCTTAGTAGCGAATCTCTCGACTACAAAGTCCGAACATCAAGACGAGGCGCGTGTAATCGACGCGCTTCTGGACCGGAGGAACGACCCGGAATCAGCTCTCCGGTTCTACAACTGGGCTAGACCGTCGACGTGGCGCGGCGGGAGCTTCGAAGCTAGCGACTCCTCCGCCTTCTGGTTACTCGTTCACATTCTCGTTAGTTCTCCCGAGAGCCACGGACGCGCACGTGACTTGCTCCAGCGGCACGTGTCCTCGAGCAGTCCAACGGCAACGCCGAGAGTGTTGGTTAGTAGTTTAGTAGAATCGGCCAAGTCGTTTGGGTTCGAAGTAAAGTCGCTTCCTTTTAGTTACTTGTTGAATGCTTATTCCAAAGAGAGACGGACTGATTGTGCTGTGGAGTGTATCGAACTAATGATAGAGCTAGGTTTGGCTCCTTATGTTAGATATATGAACAGTACTTTAAGTGCTTTAGTGAGAAGGAACTCGATAAGCGAAGCTAAGGAGCTGTATGGTAAGATGGTTGCTACTGGTCTTGTAGCCGGTGATAAAGCCACTGCTCATTTACTGATGCGAGCTAGTTTGAGAGAGGAGAAACCCGAGGAGGCTTTGGAGGTTTTTAAGGAAGCTATCGAGAGAGGAGCGGAGCCTGACGGTTTGCTTTACAGTCTCGCGATTCAAGCTTGCTGCAAGACGTTGAATTTGGGTTTGGCGTTTGGTTTGTTGAGAGAGATGAAAGAGAAGAAGTTTTGTGTCTCGCAGGAGACGTATACTTCTGTGATTGTGGCTTTGGTGAAGCAAGATAAGGTGGAGGAGGCGTTTAGGTTGAAGGATGAGATGGTGAGCGATGGGATACGTATGAATGTGATCGCAGCGACGAGTCTGATCAAGGGACATTGCAAGAACGGGGACTTGGGTGGTGCGTTGGATATGTTTCGTGAGATGGAGAAAGAAGGGCCGTCTCCGAACCGTGTCACGTTTTCGGTTTTGATAGAGTGGTTTAGTAAGAACGGGGACATGGAGAAGGTGCTCGAGTTTTACAAGAAGATGGAAGCTTTGGGTATAACTCCTTCAGGGTTTCAAGTCCACTCGGTGCTCCAAGTGTGTTTGAAAGGTAAGAGACCGGAACAGGGACTGAGACTCTTTGAAGAGTACTTTGAAACCGGTGTTTCAAACATCTTCATATGTAACAGTATGTTGTCCTGGCTATGCAAGCAAGGTAAGATAGAGGAGGCCAAAGACTTGTTGAGGAAGATGGAGAGTAGAGGTCTTGGACCTAATGTAGTTTCTTACAACAACGTGATGCTTGCCCTCTGcagaaagaaaaagatagaCTTGGCTCTCACTGTCTTTTCAGAAATGCTGGAGAAGGATATAAAGCCTAACGACTACACTTACTCCACTTTGATCGATGGGTGTTTCAAGAATCGTGATTTTCACAACGCTTGGGAAGTCATCGGTCAAATGAACTCTTCTAATATTGAAGTCAACGAGGTTGTATACCACACGGTTATCAATGGCTTGTGCAAATCTGGACAGACTTGTAAAGCAAGAGATATGTTGGAAGATCTGATGAGAGAGAAGCGGGTTTGTATTGGTTGCATGAGTTACAATACCATCATAGATGGATTTATCAAAGAGAGTAATATGGATTCTGCGGTTGCAGCTTACAGAGAGATGTGTAGCAATGGTATTTCACCAAACGTGGTGACTTATACCTGCATGATGGATGGGTTATGTAAAAACAGCAGAATGGATCAAGCACTGGAGATGAGGAAGGAGATGAAGAGTAAAGGTCTGAAACTTGATGTTCCAGCTTACGGTACTCTTATCGATGGGTTCTGCAAAAAGGGTAACATGAAAAGTGCGTCTGCTCTGTTCTCTGAACTCTTTAAAGAAGGGTTGAATCCAAACGAAGCTGTTTACAACAGCTTGATATCTGGATTCCGTAATCTTGGAAACATGGAAGCAGCGCTTGATTTGTACAAGAAAATGTTGAGAGACGGTCTAAGATGTGATCTGCGTACGTACACAACACTGGTCGATGGATTGTTAAAAGAAGGAAACTTGATCATGGCCTTTAGTTTGTACACAGAGATGCAGGGGTTGGGTATTGTGGCTGATGAGATCATGTGTTCGGTGATTGTAAACGGTCTTAGTAAGATAGTACAGTTTGTGGAAGTGGTTAAGATGTttgaggagatgaagaagaatgATGTCACTCCAAATGTTTTTATCTACAACGCGGTGATTGCAGGACATTTTAAAGAAGGGAATCTTGATGAGGCTTTTAGAGTTCATGATGAGATGCTTGATAAGGGTCTTGTACCTGATGCCGTTACATTTGATATTCTAGTGAGAGGGAAATATGGAGAATCTCAACCTGTTGGTGTAGAAAGTTTGTAG
- the LOC108861631 gene encoding AP2-like ethylene-responsive transcription factor SMZ, with translation MLDLSLGMFSNYGEDQDRKVPLVSAAGEEESNISSSSSSSKDSAAGKAFITFGIIKRDDDVVPPPPSKETGDLFPVADARRNIEFSLDDGHWLRLSSLQRNKQQAVKKSRRGPRSRSSQYRGVTFYRRTGRWESHIWDCGKQVYLGGFDTAYAAARAYDRAAIKFRGLDADINFVVEDYKQDLDKMKNLNKVEFVQTLRRESASFGRGSSKYKGLTLQKCTQFKTHQDQIHLLQNRGWDAAAIKYSELGKGGVMKSGVHIKGNAHNDLELSLGLSSSSQNAKLTTRDYYEGINQSTMGLFSKQSSIYLPVTTMTPLKTVAASSGFPFITMTTSSSSTTSFDP, from the exons ATGTTGGATCTCAGTCTTGGTATGTTCTCTAACTATGGAGAAGATCAAGATCGGAAAGTACCATTAGTCTCAGCGGCCGGTGAAGAAGAATCTAAcatctcttcctcctcctcatcttcCAAAGATTCCGCCGCCGGCAAAGCTTTCATCACCTTTGGAATTATCAAACGTGACGATGATGTcgttcctcctcctccttctaaAGAAACCGGAGATCTTTTCCCCGTGGCTGATGCTCGCCGGAACATTGAGTTCTCCTTAGACGACGGTCACTGGTTGAGACTGTCGTCTTTACAGAGGAACAAGCAGCAAGCGGTAAAGAAGAGCAGAAGAGGACCAAGGTCACGAAGCTCCCAGTATCGTGGCGTCACTTTTTACCGTCGCACCGGTCGTTGGGAATCTCATATTTG GGATTGCGGAAAGCAAGTTTATTTGG GTGGGTTTGATACTGCCTACGCAGCAGCAAG GGCCTACGACCGAGCTGCTATCAAATTCCGTGGTCTCGACGCAGATATCAACTTTGTCGTGGAGGATTACAAACAAGACCTCGATAAG ATGAAGAATTTAAATAAAGTGGAGTTCGTGCAAACACTTAGGCGAGAGAGTGCGAGTTTCGGAAGAGGAAGTTCTAAATACAAAGGCTTGACTCTTCAAAAATGCACCCAGTTCAAAACTCATCAAGATCAGATTCATCTCCTCCAAAACAG GGGATGGGATGCAGCAGCGATCAAATACAGTGAGTTGGGAAAGGGAGGAGTCATGAAGTCTGGTGTTCATATTAAAG GAAATGCTCACAACGATCTTGAACTAAGCCTTGGTCTTTCATCATCGTCGCAAAATGCAAAGCTGACAACAAGGGACTACTATGAAGGTATCAACCAATCAACGATGGGCTTGTTCAGTAAGCAATCATCGATCTATTTGCCAGTGACGACCATGACCCCTTTAAAGACAGTTGCAGCATCATCAGGATTCCCTTTCATCACCATGACCACATCCTCTTCCTCCACTACTAGTTTTGATCCATAA